The DNA sequence CCCCGCCGACCTGGCCGCCGGCACCGACCTGGAGCGGGCCGCAGACATCCCGGAAGGCACCATCAACACGCTGGCGGCGCTGGGGCACCGCCAGATCGGCTACGAGGACGAGGTCGCCGCGCACCGCGCCACCGCCGAGGAGGGCGCCTATCTCGGCGTGCCCGAAGGCACCCCGGCCGTTCGGGCGGTGCGCAAGGTCTGGTCGGCGGAGCGCGTGCTGCGCGTCACCGTCACCGTGGCGCCGCTCGGCGGGGGGATGGTGCTGCGCTACGAGTCGGGCGAGCCGGCACCGGTGTCCGCGCAGGGCCGCTGAGGCGGCGCCCGGGAATGTTCCGCCGCCCGGCGCCGCCGGGCGGCCGCCTCACCCCGCCCGGCGGCGCCGGGAGAGGAAGTCGCGGACGACGTATCCGCCGAGGCGGTCGGCGTCGGGGCGGACGACGCGGCCGCCGTTGCGCCGCGCGACCTCGTCGACGAAGCGCTCCAGGCGCGGATCGTCGGCCAGCAGGAACACGTTCAGTCCGGCGCCGCGTCGGGTCATCCGGTCGACCTCGGCCAGCGTGGCGGCCGTGGTCTCGTCCGACGGCGGCCACGCGAAGGCCGCCGATCCGTCCCGCTCCAGGTGCGAGGTGGGTTCGCCGTCGGTCACCACCAGCACGATCGGCTCGAAGTCGGAGTGGCGGTCCAGGTGGCGGCCGGCGAGCAGCAGCGCGTGCTGCAGATTGGTGCCCTGGACGGGTTCCCAGGACAGCTCGGCGAGCCCGTCGGGGGGCAGTTCCCGCGCGTAGTCGCTGAACCCGATGATCTGCACCGCGTCCTGCGGGAACCGGGTCGTCACCAGCGAGTGCAGGGCCATGGCGGTCTGCTTGGCGGTGCCCCACAGGTCGCGCAGCGCCATCGAATACGACAGGTCCACCAGCAGGCACACCGCCGCGGCGTCGCGGCGCTCGGCCTCCGCGACCTCGAAGTCCTCCGGCCGCATCCGGACACGGCCTCCGGAGTCCGCGCCGCCCCGACCGATCGCGTTGCGCAGCGTGCGCACCACGTCCAGCGCCTCCTCGTCGCCGAACTCCCAGGCGCGGGTCGCGCCGGTGGGCTCGGCGGAATGCCCGGCGGCGTCGGCGGAGTGCCCGCCGGGGCGGCTGTTCACGGTGTCGGCGAACACCTCGCGCAGCGCGGTCTCGCCGAGTCGGCGCACCGCCTTGGGCGTCAGCCGCAGCCGGTTGCGCGAACCCTCCAGGTAGCCCTGGTCACGCAGTTCGCGCTCCACCGCACGCAGCCGGTCGAGGTCGTCGACCGCCCGGCGGCCCAGCGCGCGGCGCACGGCCTCCTCGTCGATGTCGTCCAGCCCGGCCCCGGCATAGCCCTGGTTGAGCGCGGTGTCGAGTTCGGCGAGGTCGGCCAGCTCCTGCACCGCCGTGGTGGCGTCGCCCATGCCCAGGCCCTGCTCGCCCGCCATCCGCTCGCCGCCGCTCCAGTCGAGGTCGGGCCGGCGGC is a window from the Streptomonospora litoralis genome containing:
- a CDS encoding UTRA domain-containing protein, which codes for MVVQHDTRTFYYPASRERVRAGAAHDAFDQFAVDEDMSPAKQLEVTSEPWHTPRPVVERLGTDRTLLRRAVRAVDGRVVALEDSYYPADLAAGTDLERAADIPEGTINTLAALGHRQIGYEDEVAAHRATAEEGAYLGVPEGTPAVRAVRKVWSAERVLRVTVTVAPLGGGMVLRYESGEPAPVSAQGR
- a CDS encoding vWA domain-containing protein, encoding MNRFRYGEYDDGPDPLAPPYDVRGAVDEMGRDIMAGADPLRALRDLLRRGTQNVRGLDDLLRDVRRRRDQVRSRGRLDGTLEEARALLDRALGQERGELFPDPSDDARMREAELDSLPEDTSAAVRRLADYQWRSQAAAQSFEELRDLLRREVLDTHFQGMKEALANSGTEDMQRVREMVDALNAMLEADDRGEHTQADFDRFMDAYGDMFPEEPKPRNLEELVDSLARRAAAAQRMMDSLTPEQRAELQGLMDDANEQSGMSEALERLSGALRGRRPDLDWSGGERMAGEQGLGMGDATTAVQELADLAELDTALNQGYAGAGLDDIDEEAVRRALGRRAVDDLDRLRAVERELRDQGYLEGSRNRLRLTPKAVRRLGETALREVFADTVNSRPGGHSADAAGHSAEPTGATRAWEFGDEEALDVVRTLRNAIGRGGADSGGRVRMRPEDFEVAEAERRDAAAVCLLVDLSYSMALRDLWGTAKQTAMALHSLVTTRFPQDAVQIIGFSDYARELPPDGLAELSWEPVQGTNLQHALLLAGRHLDRHSDFEPIVLVVTDGEPTSHLERDGSAAFAWPPSDETTAATLAEVDRMTRRGAGLNVFLLADDPRLERFVDEVARRNGGRVVRPDADRLGGYVVRDFLSRRRRAG